The Vibrio sp. NTOU-M3 genomic sequence GGCCATTTATGACTTATTTAATGTGTTGGTTGGGTTACTGCTTTTGACATTGTTCAGCACTGGAATCGGTCTTATGAATTCGGCTATCCGTATTTATTTCGATAGCTGGGATAAGATTTTCAATGCGATTAACCGACCATTGTACTTTTTATCCGGCATATTTTTTACAGCGGCAAGCTTGCCTCATCAGGCGCGTGAGTGGTTGCAGTGGAACCCGATTTTTCAATATGTGGAATGGATTAGAGCGGGTTTCTTCTCCACGTATCAAAACACCTATATTTGGCATGAGTACGCAATAAGTTGTGCTTTTGCTGTGTTTGCCGTAGGGCTTGCCCTCACTCAACAAACCAAACATGTTGCACGAAATCTATGATCGAACTGATTGATGTTTCTAAAGCTTATAAAACCCCGACGGGGAAAAAGCATGTACTGAAGCCTTGTAATGTGACTTTTCCAAAAGGACGTAACATCGGTCTGCTTGGAATTAACGGGGCGGGTAAGTCTACGCTATTACGCCTGATCGCAGGTTCAGAGTCTCCCACTTCTGGGCACATTAAACGTAACGTGAAAATGTCTTGGCCATTGGGTTTTGCTGGGGGCTTCAACGGCACCATGACTGGTGCGGAAAACCTGCGTTTTGTCTGTCGCATTTATGGCTGTGATGTGAAACAGGTGACTGAGTTCGTCAAAGAGTTTTCAGAGTTGGGGGAGTATCTTGATATGCCTTTTCGCAGCTACAGCTCGGGGATGAAAGCGCGCTTGGCGTTTGGTTTGTCGATGGCGATCGATTTTGAATGCTACCTAGTAGATGAAATCACTGGGGTTGGCGATCGCCGCTTTCAGGACAAATGTCGTGATGCGTTCAAGGAGCGCAG encodes the following:
- a CDS encoding ABC transporter ATP-binding protein gives rise to the protein MIELIDVSKAYKTPTGKKHVLKPCNVTFPKGRNIGLLGINGAGKSTLLRLIAGSESPTSGHIKRNVKMSWPLGFAGGFNGTMTGAENLRFVCRIYGCDVKQVTEFVKEFSELGEYLDMPFRSYSSGMKARLAFGLSMAIDFECYLVDEITGVGDRRFQDKCRDAFKERSEKSSLIMVSHSMPTLKDHCDMGAVLSDGELKFYEDIDQAIETYMTLSK